The Desulfatiglans anilini DSM 4660 genome includes a window with the following:
- a CDS encoding response regulator, with product MDAQLHVLLLDDEPIVGKRLKPALAKIGCEVEVFEDPRLALARIDEKEFDIVVTDIRMDEIDGIQVLERVAAKSPRTKVIMITGYAMMSLAREAMDKGAFDFIAKPFQPNDLRKVIAKAAEALGTPLNVESGEAA from the coding sequence ATGGATGCGCAATTGCACGTGCTGCTCTTGGACGACGAGCCCATTGTGGGCAAGAGGCTCAAACCGGCCCTGGCGAAGATCGGCTGCGAGGTGGAGGTCTTCGAGGACCCGCGTTTGGCATTGGCACGCATCGATGAAAAGGAATTCGACATCGTGGTGACCGACATCCGGATGGACGAGATCGACGGGATCCAGGTGTTGGAGCGGGTGGCCGCCAAATCCCCGCGCACCAAGGTGATCATGATCACCGGGTACGCCATGATGTCGCTGGCACGGGAGGCGATGGACAAGGGCGCCTTCGATTTCATCGCCAAGCCGTTCCAGCCGAACGATCTGCGGAAGGTCATTGCGAAGGCCGCAGAGGCGCTGGGGACCCCTTTGAACGTGGAATCCGGGGAAGCGGCCTGA
- a CDS encoding universal stress protein gives MLHRILVIFENRKVHRPAVLYARELALRMDAEVTFLTIAEMAFAGGSLLGSNRHRMRRIEEEMGAVLGAFAADFLKDGISAGVALRVGDAAQELLKFLAERPPFQTILWGSSAALPETGPGRRAHWIIRVAGNLECPLMAVAGRSAAVQPAGKTETT, from the coding sequence ATGCTCCATCGGATTCTGGTCATATTCGAAAACCGGAAGGTTCATCGTCCCGCGGTGCTCTATGCCCGCGAACTGGCCCTGCGCATGGATGCAGAGGTCACCTTTCTCACGATAGCGGAGATGGCCTTCGCGGGGGGCTCCCTGCTCGGCTCCAACCGGCACCGCATGCGGCGCATCGAGGAAGAGATGGGAGCGGTCCTGGGGGCCTTTGCGGCGGATTTTTTGAAGGACGGCATCTCGGCCGGCGTCGCCTTGAGGGTCGGAGACGCGGCCCAGGAACTCCTGAAGTTTCTGGCGGAAAGACCGCCTTTTCAAACGATCCTGTGGGGAAGCAGCGCGGCGCTGCCGGAGACCGGCCCGGGGCGGCGCGCGCATTGGATCATCCGGGTGGCCGGGAATCTGGAGTGTCCGCTCATGGCTGTGGCCGGTAGATCCGCTGCGGTGCAGCCGGCCGGAAAGACGGAAACGACCTGA
- a CDS encoding sensor histidine kinase, whose translation MENLREGMTMGMGGGAEAGEDPPRSGATLEGRFGRIEAAETARKALLSRRRISLRVQIYACFLLVFFFAMGIATALVVAMYQMEEKLRFLEIVNDYAIEIQQARRFEKNYFLYGTNLSDALENVYHAHDILTLNTEELGRILGAAGHERIGRDIERYEDLLESLTDLEQHQLIDQEVFERKKEIERELRKHGQRMVSSADELIKREKAALEQAIQRSRNIHIYSLIFLLIFIVLNAYLLGSRILGNINRFSDYARRIASGNFTPIMPVRRFRDEFTDLAIAINQMIQELESREAVLIQSHKMRAVGTLTAGVAHELNNPLNNITLTAHMLLEDYDGLSDEERKDMLQDVVKEADRSKGIIANLLDFARESGSQLEPLDLRQLLADTVHLAANRVKLSGIKISLETPENLPLVHGDSQQLRQVFLNLILNAIDASPKGGKVDVSVGVADDPNYLAVKVKDNGTGIPEHIIGLIFDPFFTTKAKGKGTGLGLSVSQGIIAKHGGRIRVKSAEGKGTTFTVTVPITTLPAQIGIAKKS comes from the coding sequence ATGGAAAATCTGCGCGAGGGCATGACGATGGGAATGGGCGGAGGAGCGGAGGCCGGAGAGGATCCTCCCCGCTCCGGAGCTACTCTCGAAGGCCGTTTCGGCCGGATCGAGGCCGCCGAGACGGCGCGGAAGGCTCTCCTGTCGCGCAGGCGGATCAGCCTGCGGGTGCAGATCTATGCCTGCTTCCTGCTCGTATTTTTCTTTGCGATGGGGATTGCGACAGCCCTGGTCGTCGCGATGTATCAGATGGAGGAAAAACTCCGGTTCCTCGAGATCGTCAACGACTATGCCATCGAGATCCAGCAGGCGAGGCGTTTCGAAAAGAACTATTTCCTCTACGGGACGAACCTGAGCGACGCCCTGGAGAACGTCTATCATGCCCACGACATCCTGACCCTGAACACGGAGGAACTAGGGCGCATCCTCGGGGCGGCCGGGCATGAACGGATCGGCAGGGATATCGAACGTTACGAGGATCTGCTCGAGAGCCTGACGGACCTGGAGCAGCACCAACTGATCGACCAGGAGGTCTTCGAACGGAAGAAGGAGATCGAGCGCGAACTGCGGAAACACGGTCAGCGCATGGTGTCGTCCGCGGACGAACTCATCAAGCGCGAGAAGGCAGCCCTGGAGCAGGCCATCCAGCGCTCGCGGAACATCCACATCTATTCGCTGATCTTCCTGCTGATCTTTATCGTCCTGAACGCGTATCTCCTTGGGAGCCGCATTCTGGGGAATATCAATCGATTTTCAGATTATGCCCGGCGGATTGCTTCCGGGAATTTCACCCCCATCATGCCCGTCCGGCGGTTTCGCGACGAATTCACCGATCTGGCCATCGCCATCAATCAGATGATCCAGGAACTGGAAAGTCGTGAGGCCGTCCTCATTCAATCCCACAAGATGCGGGCGGTCGGGACCCTTACGGCCGGGGTCGCCCATGAGCTGAACAACCCTCTCAACAACATCACCCTGACCGCGCACATGCTCCTCGAGGACTATGACGGGCTCAGTGACGAGGAGCGAAAGGACATGCTTCAGGACGTGGTGAAGGAGGCCGATCGCTCGAAGGGCATCATCGCCAACCTGCTCGATTTCGCCCGTGAGAGCGGATCGCAGCTGGAGCCGCTGGATCTGCGTCAACTCCTGGCCGACACGGTCCATCTGGCCGCCAACCGGGTGAAACTGAGCGGGATCAAGATCTCTCTGGAGACCCCGGAAAATCTTCCGCTCGTCCATGGTGACAGCCAGCAGCTGCGGCAGGTTTTCCTGAATCTGATCCTGAATGCGATCGATGCGTCCCCGAAAGGCGGAAAGGTGGATGTCTCCGTAGGCGTAGCGGATGATCCGAACTATCTGGCGGTCAAGGTGAAGGACAATGGCACCGGCATCCCGGAGCATATCATCGGGCTGATCTTCGACCCGTTCTTTACCACCAAGGCGAAGGGCAAGGGCACGGGCCTCGGTCTGAGTGTTTCCCAGGGGATCATTGCCAAGCACGGCGGACGGATCCGGGTGAAGAGCGCCGAAGGCAAGGGGACCACGTTTACCGTGACCGTCCCGATCACCACCCTCCCGGCACAGATCGGCATCGCCAAAAAATCATAG
- the budA gene encoding acetolactate decarboxylase — protein MMRRFSFLAILFCLTVILFSACSTAPPNGITQVATIDALLTGVYDGHMSLETLRSYGDFGLGTFEGLDGEMILLDGTFYKVRADGKVYEPGLSERTPFACVTAFEPDRRETISERADLAALEKRIDALAPGPNRFCAFIIRGTFDQVTTRSVPAQQRPYPPLVEVARNQPVFHLSNVRGILIGFRSPAFVKGVNVPGYHLHFLAEDLSGGGHVLDLVLREGVLEADTVHDWLSIYLPIENPSFAGADLSVDRTRETQAVEK, from the coding sequence ATGATGCGACGATTTTCATTTCTCGCGATCCTTTTTTGTCTAACGGTGATTCTTTTCTCCGCCTGCAGCACCGCCCCACCGAACGGCATTACCCAGGTAGCCACGATCGATGCCCTGTTGACCGGTGTCTACGATGGGCACATGTCTCTTGAAACGCTGAGATCTTATGGGGATTTCGGCCTCGGGACCTTCGAGGGCCTGGACGGTGAAATGATTCTTCTCGACGGGACGTTCTACAAGGTTCGCGCCGATGGGAAAGTATACGAGCCAGGGCTTTCGGAGCGAACCCCTTTCGCCTGCGTAACGGCCTTCGAACCCGACCGCAGGGAAACGATTTCGGAACGGGCGGACCTGGCTGCGCTGGAAAAAAGAATCGACGCCTTGGCACCTGGACCGAACCGGTTCTGCGCGTTCATCATCCGCGGAACCTTCGATCAAGTCACGACGCGCAGCGTCCCCGCGCAACAGAGGCCGTATCCTCCGCTGGTGGAGGTGGCCCGCAACCAGCCGGTCTTTCATCTTTCGAACGTTCGAGGCATCTTGATCGGATTCCGTTCGCCTGCCTTCGTCAAAGGCGTGAACGTTCCGGGTTATCACCTGCACTTTCTCGCTGAAGATCTTTCAGGCGGCGGGCATGTGCTGGATCTCGTGTTGCGCGAGGGGGTGCTGGAAGCCGACACCGTGCACGACTGGCTGAGCATTTATCTCCCGATTGAAAACCCGTCCTTCGCAGGAGCCGATCTGAGCGTAGACCGCACCCGTGAGACGCAGGCAGTTGAAAAATAA
- a CDS encoding SLC13 family permease — MQPLTLDMILVMLMIAVAVFLFIVEWVRVDVVAILMMVVLPLLHLVTPKEAFVGLSSNAVVSIIAVIIIGAGLDKTGMINQLVSPIVRLAGKSPSRIVIFISMTIAVISSFMQNIGAAALFLPAVQRVSRSLKIPISKLLMPIGFSAILGGTITLVGSSPLILLNDLLTPFNLKPFGLFDVTPVGLLLVASGIACFIFFGRFILPQGEVGADMAAPAGSSVESYREQLGELHELRTPDDFTHYRDPITVRDLRRRFLVNVVALTEQPDFKVLSPSADAMIRSGSDILVVGREEDVDRMAEQLGMVHKESLEFFRDEAAEQTAGTVEAVAGPRSPWLGRTLRQINLRDHFRVVPLAIFRHGESYRAEISDMPLQVGDAILIQGTWKRLQELQAERSLLFTTPIDVELLRPEKAVFAGFWLLLALSMILVFKIQLSVCLMTGALGMILTRVLSIDEAYQAVDWRTIFLLAGLIPLGIATEKTGTAAWIAHTVLGAIGTVEPIVLLAVIGVLSTVFTLVISNVGATVLLVPLVVNMAIAANADPRMAALVVGLATSNSFILPTHQVNALYMGPGHYRSVDFMKAGLVVSVVFLVVMIVAIYLFYGVS; from the coding sequence ATGCAACCTTTGACGCTCGATATGATTCTGGTCATGCTGATGATCGCGGTGGCGGTGTTCCTCTTCATCGTGGAGTGGGTACGGGTGGATGTCGTGGCGATCCTGATGATGGTGGTCCTGCCGCTGCTCCATCTCGTCACGCCTAAGGAGGCCTTTGTCGGGTTGAGCAGCAACGCGGTGGTCTCCATCATAGCGGTGATCATTATCGGCGCGGGCCTCGACAAGACCGGCATGATCAATCAGCTCGTATCGCCCATCGTGCGGCTTGCAGGCAAGAGCCCGTCCCGGATCGTCATCTTCATCTCGATGACCATCGCCGTCATTTCCAGTTTCATGCAGAACATCGGGGCCGCGGCGTTGTTTCTTCCGGCGGTCCAAAGGGTGAGCCGTTCGCTGAAGATCCCCATCAGCAAGCTCCTCATGCCGATCGGTTTCTCGGCGATTCTAGGAGGGACGATCACGCTGGTGGGTTCAAGCCCCCTGATCCTGCTGAACGACCTCCTGACGCCTTTCAACCTCAAACCCTTCGGACTCTTCGATGTCACGCCGGTCGGACTGCTGCTCGTGGCGAGCGGCATCGCCTGCTTCATTTTCTTCGGCCGCTTCATTCTCCCCCAGGGTGAGGTGGGCGCCGATATGGCGGCCCCAGCCGGGTCGAGCGTCGAGAGCTACCGGGAGCAGCTCGGGGAATTGCACGAGCTGCGGACGCCCGATGATTTCACCCATTATCGGGATCCCATCACGGTCAGGGACCTGCGCCGCCGGTTTCTGGTCAATGTCGTCGCCTTGACCGAGCAGCCGGATTTCAAGGTCCTCTCGCCATCCGCGGACGCGATGATCCGCTCCGGCTCGGATATCCTGGTTGTCGGCCGGGAGGAGGACGTCGATCGGATGGCCGAGCAATTGGGGATGGTGCACAAGGAGTCGCTCGAGTTTTTCAGGGACGAGGCGGCGGAGCAAACCGCCGGGACGGTCGAGGCGGTAGCCGGACCCCGTTCGCCCTGGCTTGGCAGGACACTCAGGCAGATCAATCTGCGGGATCATTTCCGGGTGGTGCCGCTCGCGATCTTCCGGCATGGCGAGAGCTATCGGGCCGAGATCAGCGACATGCCGCTCCAGGTCGGCGACGCGATCCTGATCCAGGGCACCTGGAAACGCCTCCAGGAACTGCAGGCGGAGCGGAGCCTCCTTTTCACCACGCCGATCGACGTGGAACTCCTCAGACCCGAAAAGGCGGTCTTTGCGGGGTTTTGGCTCCTGCTGGCACTGTCGATGATTCTGGTTTTCAAGATTCAACTCTCGGTCTGCCTCATGACCGGGGCGCTCGGTATGATCCTCACGCGGGTCTTGAGCATCGATGAAGCCTATCAGGCGGTGGATTGGCGGACGATCTTTCTGCTGGCCGGGCTGATCCCCCTGGGGATCGCCACCGAAAAAACGGGCACCGCCGCCTGGATCGCCCACACGGTGCTTGGGGCGATCGGGACGGTCGAGCCGATTGTGCTGCTGGCGGTTATCGGGGTGCTGTCGACGGTCTTCACGCTGGTCATCTCGAATGTCGGTGCGACGGTCCTGCTCGTTCCGCTTGTGGTCAATATGGCCATCGCCGCGAACGCCGATCCGCGCATGGCCGCCCTGGTGGTGGGACTCGCCACCAGCAACTCGTTCATCCTGCCCACTCATCAGGTGAACGCGCTTTACATGGGGCCGGGGCATTATCGGAGCGTGGATTTCATGAAGGCCGGCCTGGTGGTCAGCGTGGTCTTCCTGGTCGTCATGATCGTGGCGATTTATCTGTTCTACGGGGTCTCGTGA
- a CDS encoding sigma-54-dependent transcriptional regulator — protein sequence MHILIVDDDAVTLKNLRRLLEKSGYRVSSFTNPVKALEELREGTFDLLVTDLRMPHMDGLSLLEEVQRADLGIEVIVMTGFASLDGAVEATKRGAYHYLAKPFTPDRLRSVVSEALEHKALRDRGARADASIRQGRGDAHAVMIGESPRMMQVTDVIRQIAPTDCNVLITGESGTGKELAARAIHALSPRAQGPFVAFNCAAFSPELIVNELFGHEKDAYTGATSSRPGLLEAANGGVLFLDEVGDMPLDMQAKLLRVLQERELLRVGGTRPIALDLRVLAATAKDLKIEAAEGSFRQDLYFRLNVVNLVLPSLRERRQDIPLLAYHMLERSRRRMRKSVKAISRQAMDLLENYHYPGNVRELENIIERAVALCRGDRILARDLPPDLAELELHPYERPGGSLMNLEELEEGYIRHILRLTGGVRSKAALILGIDRASLWRKMKKYGID from the coding sequence ATGCATATCCTGATCGTAGACGATGACGCCGTAACCCTCAAGAACCTGAGGCGTCTCCTGGAAAAGAGCGGCTACAGGGTCAGCTCTTTCACCAATCCGGTCAAGGCCCTCGAAGAGCTCAGGGAAGGGACGTTCGACCTTCTCGTTACGGATCTCAGGATGCCGCATATGGATGGTTTGAGCCTCCTCGAGGAGGTCCAGCGGGCCGACCTCGGCATCGAGGTGATCGTCATGACCGGTTTTGCCTCGCTCGATGGGGCTGTCGAGGCGACGAAACGAGGGGCTTATCACTACCTGGCGAAGCCGTTCACCCCTGACCGGCTGCGATCCGTCGTCAGCGAGGCCTTGGAGCATAAAGCCCTGAGGGATCGCGGGGCGAGGGCGGATGCCTCCATTCGGCAGGGCCGTGGAGACGCGCACGCGGTTATGATCGGCGAAAGCCCCAGAATGATGCAGGTCACGGATGTCATCCGCCAGATTGCGCCGACGGACTGCAATGTCCTCATTACCGGTGAATCGGGCACCGGGAAGGAGTTGGCTGCACGCGCCATCCACGCCCTGAGCCCCCGGGCGCAGGGGCCGTTTGTCGCCTTCAACTGCGCGGCCTTCAGCCCCGAACTGATCGTGAACGAACTGTTCGGGCACGAGAAGGATGCCTATACGGGTGCGACCTCATCGAGGCCGGGCCTCCTCGAGGCGGCCAACGGCGGGGTACTCTTTCTGGATGAGGTCGGGGACATGCCCCTCGACATGCAGGCGAAGCTTCTGCGGGTGCTCCAGGAACGGGAGTTGCTGCGCGTGGGGGGCACGCGCCCGATCGCCCTCGATCTCAGGGTCCTGGCGGCGACGGCCAAGGACCTGAAGATCGAGGCCGCCGAAGGCTCCTTTCGACAGGATCTTTATTTTCGTCTGAATGTGGTCAACCTGGTTTTGCCGAGCCTCCGTGAGCGCCGTCAGGATATCCCGCTCCTGGCTTACCACATGCTGGAGCGGTCGAGGAGGCGGATGCGGAAGAGCGTCAAGGCGATCTCCCGGCAGGCCATGGATCTGCTGGAAAACTATCACTACCCCGGGAATGTGAGGGAGCTTGAAAACATCATCGAGCGGGCGGTGGCCCTTTGCCGAGGGGATCGCATCCTCGCCCGCGATTTGCCGCCGGACCTGGCGGAGCTGGAGCTGCACCCCTATGAGCGGCCCGGAGGCTCCCTCATGAATCTGGAGGAGCTGGAAGAAGGATACATCCGGCATATTCTTCGACTGACCGGAGGGGTTCGCAGCAAGGCCGCTCTCATCCTCGGGATCGATCGGGCCTCTCTCTGGCGCAAGATGAAAAAATACGGGATCGACTGA
- a CDS encoding AAA family ATPase, producing MSLIIISADLYESGRAVAEKAAAKLNYRLIDRELLTEAAARNEVPEAELKRALAENPSLFGMRVRPWRRALAVIQKTVLERLLADDAVCHGLGAHLYVVGVSHALKVRVLADAEKEAAVLAEQERIPAEKATKRLEQRKQLRRRWSRSAFGVDETDPGLYDLVIGLSNIDLDEAVQTICDTASYRKFQPMSWSQKCLADLELAARVRTVLLERFPDLKVSADGGTLVVEVRAMKREKRRKAEAIKEMAGRIAGVEYVEVHVVNDIFRQAAESFR from the coding sequence ATGTCCCTGATCATCATTTCTGCGGATCTTTATGAAAGCGGTCGCGCGGTTGCCGAGAAGGCGGCTGCAAAGTTGAACTATCGATTGATCGACCGGGAGCTTCTGACGGAGGCGGCGGCCCGGAACGAAGTCCCGGAGGCCGAGCTGAAGCGGGCGCTCGCTGAAAACCCTTCTCTGTTCGGGATGCGTGTGCGGCCCTGGCGGCGGGCTCTGGCGGTCATCCAGAAGACCGTCCTCGAAAGGCTTCTCGCTGATGATGCGGTCTGCCACGGATTGGGCGCCCATCTCTATGTCGTGGGCGTCTCCCATGCGCTCAAGGTGCGCGTCCTGGCCGATGCGGAGAAGGAGGCGGCTGTGTTGGCCGAACAAGAGCGGATCCCGGCCGAAAAGGCCACGAAACGGCTCGAACAGCGAAAGCAGCTTCGGCGCCGCTGGTCCCGGAGCGCTTTCGGGGTGGATGAAACGGATCCCGGACTCTATGACCTGGTGATCGGGTTGAGCAACATCGACCTCGACGAGGCGGTCCAGACGATCTGCGATACGGCGTCCTACCGGAAGTTCCAGCCCATGAGCTGGTCCCAGAAATGCCTGGCGGATCTGGAATTGGCTGCGCGCGTGCGGACAGTGCTTTTGGAGCGTTTTCCCGATTTGAAGGTGAGTGCGGACGGTGGAACGCTGGTCGTCGAGGTGCGGGCCATGAAGCGCGAGAAACGGCGGAAGGCTGAAGCGATCAAAGAGATGGCCGGCAGGATCGCCGGGGTCGAGTACGTGGAGGTCCACGTCGTCAACGATATTTTTCGCCAGGCGGCGGAGAGTTTCCGCTGA